The sequence below is a genomic window from Lodderomyces elongisporus chromosome 2, complete sequence.
AAGAACCGCATACTTCTAACCCCGATACGCAATCGGAATCGCAATCGCAATCGCACAAcatgaaataaaagaactACATTAACGTAACAACTGTACAGCAATACGAGATTCTATTATTAAAAAATCATCTCACatacatttttctttaaacaCATATACCCTACAAACTGGGTTTTTCATtctcaaaaaaatttttttattcaaaaaacttgaaataATCTagtaaaaagaacaacaaaagataaaTACTATTTGCTCACCACCGTCTTCTTCATAATCATATATACCCTCGTTAAAAGCATCAGTATAGTTAGGCATAATGGTTCTCAGTATATTTGGAAAGAAGCACCTGCCAGATATCACAAATCAGCATTATGGCTCATTTAGAGAATATGACCCAAAAGAGGTGAGTTGTGCAACACTATTACCGTCACCATCATTTCCAGCACCATCAtcgcaacaacaacaacaacaacaaaagcaacagCAAATAAAGACAGAACGTAAACCTCGACAAACACCGACGTCGACTCTGATGCCCAAAAATGCAACTAACAACTCATATCACCAACAAATAAATGACACGAGTAAAGGAACAACTTACATTTCTCCGAGGATAGCTTTGCCCGGCACGGCTCATATTCTGAGTGGTTCTGTAACACCTCAAGAAGTTCATACCCCGCCAAATCATTCTCCAGTGTTGCATATCGTACcaccaaaaaagagacaagCCACTCCGAAGGAGTCAGAtgactttaaaaaaaacaattcccTGGAGGAAGTAGTGGTATCACAacatcagcagcagcagcaacaaagaGCCAGGAGAATCAAGGGAGGAAagcaaagaacaagaaatgTTCCAAGAAAAGGTTTGAAAGCCAATAGAAAAAGTAATCCAGGATCGAAAGAATCCTTAGTATTGCAACAAAGCCGTGATTCCATCACCACTAATAACAGTGGAAATTCAAACATTAGCATTAGTCAAAGGAGAGATTTCATAGAGGCTAGATCGaggaaacaacaacacagTGAACTGAACTAATTATTGCACAAGGATGGAAAATTACCaactaaacaaaagaattcAAACATtaaaagagggaaaaaacCTCTACCATATCCTATTAATGATGATGTGATCAGTATCATTATCACCTCCTCTACCAACGGCAATACTACAACTAACAATGAAAGTATTGCGCCTACCATTTATGCAAGTACCGGCTTAGTAAATGATGAGCATCCGGATGCAAGCAACAGTGCAAACGAAAACGAATTTGAGTATAGTTCTGAAGCggcaaatgaaaatgaagatgatttCCCTGAAGGGTTTGAACCTGTACTTGGTCCTTTGAATCAATCCTCTCATAATCCATTAGTCGAACCAGTAAATCCTCGTTGGGAACGCCGGCGTCGATATCAAGCACCAAACTTTCATTTTGATACTTTGCAACAACTAAATATAGCTTCCTCCTTGGTTAACGTTCATCCACCAGAACAGGATCTGGTAGGATTCATCTCTCACGAGGGAATTACACCCAGTTTGCAAAGATCGGTTTCACAACAAAGTAACGAGACAATATACGTAGATGCTCCTCCTATTGGAAGAGCCGAAGCAGTAGCATGTATTTTAGAACGAACTGGAAGCAAGGCTCAAAATAGTCGAAGGAGTCATAGATTGCGAGAAATGCGGCAACAACAGAATCCAACAACGCAAGCTATTTTACCAGTTACAGAAGTCTCAGAAGAAACTCCAGAAGTGCCGCAAGGTTTGGAAAGAGGGGAGCATCAACAGCGTGAAGAATATGTTACATCATCAACTTCGGTACCACTGTTGCGACGTGGTGCCAGCTTTGCCACAGTGCGGACAAGTTTATCCAACTTTCATCAgcaaaatacaaattttGCTTCTACGAGTTCCCACAACTTTCAACCAGAACCATCGCCAGAAATGCGTGCTAGTCAAACAAGAGATGCAATAATTGCAAGGTTGAACCAACGCATCGATCCTTCGCAATACCCTGCACCTGATTCTTTGGTAATTGAAGAGCCTCCTCCATTAGATGAGTATGCATATACAGACTCTTCCGATATTGGTGATACCGAAGTGACGCCTCCATATCGTGAAAAACTCCACAAAACAGTTGACCTTGTATCTTTTGATCCTCGATATAACATTCCCGTACTTCGAGTTAATAAAAGACTCGTAAAGACACCAAAGAATCTTCGCCAAACTATCCGCAAACTTAATAAGATGGGCATAGTTCCAGATGAAATTGATCTTTGGGAGATCAACAAAGTGGACGATGTGGATTTTTATCAAATGTTGCCAACGTTATTAACCGAAGCGCACTCAAGACATGATGCCCGTGAAGCCATTGCTAATGCAAGGGCTGTTATTCGCGCACAAAGAGAGGACAGACGTGCCGAGTACGAGTTGGAGATTCAACGTGCATTGGCAATTTCTATAGAAGAGCAATCACAGCGTCAGTTGTTTCGTGGATTTAGATACAATGGTCCATTAAGAGaggagagagaagaagaagatgcgGAGGGGGAGGGGTTGCAAAATGGTGCTGAAAACAATCTATCACAAATCCATTCTCTTGATCAGTCGACAGATGAGTTTGTAAACGTTGATGATGCATTAAGTGCatggcagcagcagcagcagcagcaacaacaacaacagcaacaaccatTGTctcagcagcaacagcaacaacaacaaccattGTCTCAGCAGCAACTACATTCACATTCAAGTCTGCACCTGCGCCATACCAGATCAAGAGTGGGAACAATACCTCGTTCTTTTAATTACTTACATCCGGCACATACCAACTCTtcagcatcatcatacaTGACAGCTTATTGAGtaatttaccaaaaaaaaaaaaaaaaaaaaaaaaaaaaccaagaagaaaagaaaagaaaagaaaacaaaaattgttcAACTGTTGCTCATTTCGCTAACCTTTTTTATCTACTTGTCGggtgttttcaaaatcattgtgATATTTTGGTAAATTAAACCCCTGATTAACAGACAGATGGCCTTACTTGACgtatttttaaaaaaaaaaaatcttgaAATCGtgattctttattttttgttttagtttttacccattattttcttttcgccTCTTACTTTCATTTACTTTCGTTTCAGAATAAAATCCATTTAAAATTGTATAATTATCATTTGATAGAATAGACATTGTGCTTTTAGCAATCATCTACCCATTAGAACTGACGCAGTGTCACGAACAAGATTATCTCTAgatatagaaataaaaaaaaaagaaagaataaaaaatggttGGTTCTGTTTCTTAGTTTTGACGTGGTTTAGTAATTCCATCGTGTATAAAGTAATAAACAATTGTACCATCGTCATTAATCATGGCTATGGTTATGCGACCAACTCTATCTTTCCCgtttatgttttttattctaGTCCATTTATTTggtgtgtttgttgttttagTTGTGGTTAAATCAGTTTGATTGGATATTATTGGTTCTTTATCAgttttatcttcttttgattGTGAATTGAGAGATTCGTTAATGGGGGTCTTAAGGTCACCTTCACGTTGAGTTATATctttaatttcttcaaaCCACGTATTTATCTCCTCAACACTCAACTTGGTGTTCAATAATCGTTTGCAAACCACCCATTCTcgtcttttgttcttgtcgacgacgtcgtcgtcgtcgtcgacGTCGTCGTCTGTGGGTACTAGTTCCTGAGGAGGCAATCCACTCACAATATGATCATTGTGCAGCGTGACCTCGGTCCAGAGGTTGTAATGAATAAGATTGAGTCGCACCTGTTCTGATGGCGTGGTTCCAAATGTGCCTGTCATCAatataaaattgaaaatgaaattgaaattgaaaatgaaaagaaaaagttaaaACGTGGTGAACCTGTAAATTGATAAAGAGACGGGAAAATGTATAGTTAATGGGGATGGAAGATtctaattttgtttttttgggaTAGACGGTAGGGGACTAGGATATAAATATCGTAATATTCAAGATTCTCTTGATCATCGCAACATTCATCAAATATTTTAGCATTCTAAAGTATAATTGTTCGCGCGTATATAAATTATTTCAAGATTCTTTCTGCCAGAATTATAAAATCTTACACCAGATGTATTTGACTATTGCTTAGAGTTGGATACTGAGATTTATGAGAATGAAGAGGTGGAAGCTAGAAAGCAGGATTatagaattgaaaaaaaaaaaaaaaaaaaaaaaagaaaaagaaaaaattcgACCAAGACTAAACTATAGTGCAAATACATACAGTGCTACTGAGTATTTGGCAAACTTTGAATAGTTTAGGTGTAGGTGTAGGGAATGAAGTAGACATTAACACAATTGATGACTCGTATTTTTGCAATGATAGTTTCAACAGTTAACGACATTACCAATTCCGCGTCTTCAAAAAGTTTGTGATTGAGGTTCCTGATAAAAGTGTATAGATTTATAaataagtatatatatatatatataaaggaGATAAGACATGTAATGCAAGAGAAATGAGT
It includes:
- the SEN15 gene encoding tRNA splicing endonuclease subunit; the protein is MTGTFGTTPSEQVRLNLIHYNLWTEVTSHNDHIVSGLPPQELVPTDDDVDDDDDVVDKNKRREWVVCKRLLNTKLSVEEINTWFEEIKDITQREGDLKTPINESLNSQSKEDKTDKEPIISNQTDLTTTKTTNTPNKWTRIKNINGKDRVGRITIAMINDDGTIVYYFIHDGITKPRQN